In Prunus dulcis chromosome 1, ALMONDv2, whole genome shotgun sequence, the following are encoded in one genomic region:
- the LOC117628725 gene encoding receptor-like protein kinase 7 — MFPLRSSIPKSLSSRQPQDMSSLTNRENHLRLYLLFVLCLFSITKAAAVDELQILLKLKSTFQNSNTNSSIFSTWNSSNPPCSFSGIACNEKNSVREIELSNKNLSGFLALDEICQLQALEKLALGFNSLNGTIKEDLNNCTKLKYLDLGNNLFTGSFPEISSLSELQHLHLNHSGISGTFPWISLNNMTGLIRLSLGDNTFDQSSFPSEIFNLKNLTWLYLANCSLRGSIPKSIGNLTELINLELSDNNMVGEIPSEIGKLTKLWQLELYRNQLNGTLPFGLRNLINLENFDASENLLEGDLSEVGFLKNIVSLQLYNNGLSGEVPAEFGEFKKLVNLSLYTNKLTGTLPQKLGSWSKVDFIDVSENFLTGTIPPDMCKMGTMRGLLFLQNKFTGEIPQNYAKCSTLKRFRVNNNSLSGVVPAGIWGLPNAEIIDLTSNQFEGMITSDIKSAKMLAQLFVSYNRLSGELPDEISEATSLVSIVLNNNRFSGKIPGTIGDMKHLGTLYLQNNMFSSSIPKSLGSCLFLSDLNIANNLLSGNLPSSLGSLPTLNSLNLSQNQLSGQIPESLASLRLSILDLSQNRLTGAIPDTLSIAAYNGSFSGNPGLCSMNINSFPRCSSSSGMSKDVRTLIICFSVGSAILLVSLTCFLFLKKSEKDDDRSLKEESWDLKSFHVLSFTEGEILDSITQENLIGKGGSGNVYRVVLANGKELAVKHIWNTDPSGKKKLKSTTPMLAKRGGKSKEFDAEVETLSSIRHVNVVKLYCSITSEDSSLLVYEYMPNGSLWDRLHMCQKMKLDWETRYEIAVGAAKGLEYLHHGLERLVMHRDVKSSNILLDEFLKPRIADFGLAKIVQASAGKDSTHVVAGTHGYIAPEYGYTYKVNEKSDVYSFGVVLMELVTGKKPIEPEFGENKDIVSWVCSMLKSRESILSMVDSYLPEAYKEEAIKVLRIAILCTARLPELRPSMRSVVQMLEEAHETFKLMGIVISKDGTAYNKKMEALKGTEK; from the exons ATGTTCCCTCTTCGAAGCTCCATTCCCAAAAGTCTATCCTCCCGTCAACCCCAAGACATGTCGTCATTGACAAACCGGGAAAACCATCTCCGCCTCTACCTCCTCTTTGTCCTCTGCCTTTTCTCCATCACAAAAGCCGCCGCTGTGGACGAGCTTCAAATTCTCTTGAAACTCAAATCCACATTCCAAAACTCAAACACCAACAGCAGCATATTCAGCACATGGAACTCCTCCAATCCCCCGTGCAGTTTCAGCGGAATTGCCTGCAATGAAAAGAATTCAGTTCGAGAAATCGAGCTTTCGAATAAGAACCTTTCTGGGTTTCTTGCGCTGGACGAAATATGCCAGCTCCAAGCCTTGGAAAAACTAGCTTTGGGATTCAACTCTTTGAATGGCACGATCAAGGAGGACTTGAACAACTGCACAAAATTGAAGTACTTGGATTTGGGAAACAATTTGTTCACAGGATCGTTCCCTGAGATATCATCCTTGTCCGAATTACAACATCTTCATCTGAACCACAGCGGAATTTCGGGTACTTTTCCATGGATATCATTGAACAACATGACGGGTCTGATTCGGTTGAGCTTGGGAGACAACACTTTTGATCAAAGCTCCTTCCCAAGCGAAATCTTCAACCTCAAGAATCTCACCTGGCTTTACTTGGCAAATTGTAGCCTCCGAGGATCAATTCCGAAGAGTATCGGAAACCTCACAGAGCTCATCAACTTGGAGTTATCTGATAACAACATGGTGGGAGAAATTCCGTCCGAGATTGGCAAGCTCACCAAGCTCTGGCAGCTGGAGCTATACCGCAACCAATTGAACGGAACGCTTCCTTTCGGGCTAAGAAACCTCATAAACCTCGAGAATTTTGATGCCTCGGAGAACTTACTCGAAGGTGATTTGTCAGAGGTGGGATTCTTGAAGAACATAGTTTCTTTGCAACTGTATAATAACGGCTTATCTGGAGAAGTGCCAGCTGAGTTCGGCGAGTTCAAGAAGCTTGTGAACCTGTCTTTGTACACAAACAAGCTGACAGGTACTTTGCCTCAGAAACTGGGCTCCTGGTCTAAAGTTGACTTCATTGATGTTTCTGAGAATTTCTTGACGGGTACTATTCCTCCTGATATGTGCAAGATGGGGACGATGAGGGGCCTTTTATTCCTTCAGAACAAGTTCACAGGCGAAATTCCTCAAAATTACGCCAAGTGTTCGACGTTGAAGAGGTTCAGAGTCAATAACAACTCGCTCTCTGGTGTTGTTCCTGCTGGGATTTGGGGTTTGCCGAATGCGGAAATCATTGACCTTACTTCGAATCAGTTTGAAGGTATGATTACTTCTGATATCAAAAGCGCTAAGATGCTTGCACAGTTGTTCGTCAGTTACAATCGATTATCTGGAGAATTGCCAGATGAGATTTCCGAAGCAACATCTTTGGTGTCCATTGTTTTGAATAACAATCGGTTTTCGGGTAAAATTCCGGGGACTATTGGAGATATGAAGCATCTGGGTACTCTGTACTTGCAGAACAACATGTTCTCTTCTTCAATACCAAAATCTTTAGGAAGCTGTCTTTTCCTGAGTGACTTGAACATAGCCAACAACTTGCTTTCTGGAAACCTCCCATCATCTTTAGGCTCTCTTCCAACCTTGAACTCTCTGAATTTATCACAAAACCAACTTTCTGGTCAAATCCCAGAAAGCTTAGCATCTTTAAGGTTGAGCATTCTTGATCTATCCCAGAACAGACTCACCGGTGCCATACCAGACACTCTGTCGATTGCAGCCTACAACGGTAGCTTTTCTGGTAACCCGGGTCTCTGCAGCATGAACATCAACTCCTTCCCGCGGTGTTCATCTAGTTCGGGCATGTCCAAGGATGTCCGCACATTGATTATTTGCTTCTCAGTAGGCTCAGCAATCTTGCTCGTGTCCCTCACATGCTTCTTGTTCTTAAAGAAGAGCGAAAAGGATGACGACCGTTCATTAAAGGAAGAATCTTGGGACCTAAAGTCATTCCATGTGTTGAGCTTCACTGAGGGTGAGATTCTTGATTCCATTACGCAAGAGAATCTAATTGGAAAAGGGGGTTCCGGAAATGTTTACAGAGTTGTACTTGCTAATGGTAAGGAACTCGCTGTAAAACACATATGGAACACCGATCCAAGTGGCaagaaaaagttgaagagCACAACTCCAATGCTCGCTAAACGTGGTGGAAAGTCAAAAGAATTTGATGCTGAGGTGGAGACCTTGAGCTCAATTAGGCATGTGAACGTGGTGAAGCTGTATTGCAGCATTACAAGTGAGGACTCAAGCTTGTTGGTGTATGAGTACATGCCAAATGGAAGCTTGTGGGATCGGCTTCATATGTGCCAAAAGATGAAGCTTGATTGGGAGACAAGGTATGAGATAGCAGTGGGAGCAGCCAAAGGGTTGGAGTATCTGCATCATGGCTTGGAGAGGCTGGTGATGCACAGAGATGTCAAGTCTAGTAACATTTTATTAGATGAGTTTTTGAAGCCTAGGATTGCTGATTTTGGGCTTGCCAAGATTGTTCAGGCTAGTGCAGGCAAGGACTCGACCCATGTGGTTGCTGGAACACATGGCTACATTGCTCCTg AATATGGATACACCTACAAAGTGAATGAGAAGAGTGATGTGTATAGCTTCGGAGTGGTGTTAATGGAGCTAGTGACAGGGAAAAAGCCGATTGAGCCAGAGTTTGGGGAGAACAAGGACATAGTGAGCTGGGTATGCAGCATGCTCAAGAGTAGAGAGAGCATATTAAGTATGGTGGACTCATATCTTCCAGAGGCCTAcaaggaagaggctatcaaGGTGTTGAGAATTGCAATTCTATGCACAGCTAGGCTTCCTGAGCTAAGGCCTTCCATGAGAAGTGTGGTTCAAATGCTAGAGGAGGCTCATGAGACATTTAAATTGATGGGAATTGTTATCAGCAAAGATGGCACTGCTTATAATAAGAAAATGGAAGCACTGAAGGGTACAGAGAAGTGA
- the LOC117614025 gene encoding receptor protein-tyrosine kinase CEPR1, translating to MASPNHLTYCLSLSLIIYLVFHSSQAMISTTNTNQSQFFVLMIKSLSDNSGNSLSDWDITGGKPYCNFSGVTCNNEGYVVKMDISGRSLSGHFPADICSYLPELRVIRLGRNNLQGDFLDSITNCSVLEELSMDHLFLSQTLPDFSRLKFLRILDLSYNLFKGKFPMSVFNLTNLEVLNFNENGAFNLWQLPEDIQRLTKLKSMVLTTCMVQGKIPASIGNMTSLVDLELSGNFLGGQIPAEIGLLKNLKQLELYYNQFGGTIPEELGNLTELIDMDMSVNMLTGKIPESICRLPKLEVLQLYNNTLSGEIPSAIADSKTLSMLSLYDNSLTGEVPRNLGKLSPMIVLDLSENRLSGPLPTEVCKGGKLLYFLMLENKFSGEIPKSYSECQSLLRFRLSDNSLEGPIPARLLSLPHVSIFDLGYNNLSGQIADTIGRARNLSELFIQSNRISGALPPGISGAISLVKIDLSNNLISGPIPSEIGNLKKLNLLMLQGNKLNSSIPDSFSSLKSLNVLDLSNNLLTGNIPDSLSELLPNSINFSNNKLSGPIPLSLIKGGLVESFSGNPGLCVSVYANSSDQNKFPTCPQSFTKKKLNSFWVVTVSIVIILIGALLFLKRRFGKERAEVEHDETLSSSFFSYDVKSFHRISFDHREVIEAMVDKNIVGHGGSGTVYKIELSSGDVIAVKRLWSRKAKDSAEDQLFINKELKTEVETLGSIRHKNIVKLYCYFSSLDCNLLVYEYMPNGNLWDALHKGWIHLDWPTRHQIALGIAQGLAYLHHDLMPPIIHRDIKSTNILLDVNYQPKVADFGIAKVLQARGGKDSTTTVIAGTYGYLAPEYAYSSKATTKCDVYSFGVVLMELITGKKPVEAEFGENKNIIYWVSNKVDTKEGAMEVLDKRLSESFKEEMIQVLRIAVRCTYKAPSLRPTMKEVVQLLIEADPCRFDSCKSSKTKESSNVTKIKSPYDL from the exons ATGGCTTCTCCTAATCATCTCACCTACTGCCTTTCTCTGTCCCTTATAATATACTTGGTTTTTCATTCTTCCCAAGCCATGATCAGCACCACCAACACTAACCAGTCTCAGTTTTTTGTGCTCATGATAAAGTCTCTTTCAGATAATTCAGGCAATTCCTTGTCCGATTGGGATATCACAGGAGGAAAACCTTACTGTAACTTCTCTGGTGTCACCTGCAACAATGAAGGGTATGTTGTCAAGATGGATATCTCCGGTAGGTCACTCTCCGGCCACTTTCCTGCAGACATCTGCTCTTACCTGCCGGAGTTGCGCGTTATTCGTCTTGGTCGTAACAATCTCCAGGGTGACTTTCTGGATAGCATCACCAACTGCTCCGTCCTGGAAGAGCTTAGCATGGATCACTTGTTCCTCAGCCAAACGCTTCCAGATTTTTCACGGTTGAAATTTCTAAGGATACTTGACCTGTCTTACAACTTGTTCAAAGGCAAATTCCCCATGTCAGTTTTCAATCTTACCAACCTTGAGGTGCTCAACTTCAATGAGAATGGAGCTTTCAACTTATGGCAACTACCAGAGGATATTCAAAGGCTGACAAAGCTAAAATCTATGGTCTTGACAACATGCATGGTGCAAGGAAAGATCCCAGCATCAATAGGAAACATGACTTCTCTTGTTGATCTTGAATTGAGTGGAAATTTCCTGGGGGGTCAAATTCCAGCAGAGATTGGTTTGctcaagaatttgaaacaatTAGAGCTTTACTACAACCAATTTGGTGGAACTATTCCTGAGGAGCTTGGAAATCTCACAGAGCTCATAGACATGGACATGTCCGTCAATATGTTGACTGGAAAGATCCCAGAATCTATTTGTCGCCTTCCCAAGCTCGAAGTTCTGCAACTCTACAACAACACCCTTTCAGGTGAAATCCCAAGTGCGATTGCAGACTCGAAAACACTGAGCATGTTATCACTTTACGACAATTCTTTGACCGGTGAAGTTCCAAGAAATCTGGGGAAGTTGTCGCCTATGATTGTCCTAGACTTGTCAGAGAACCGTCTTTCTGGTCCATTGCCAACAGAGGTTTGCAAGGGAGGTAAGTTGCTCTACTTTCTAATGCTGGAGAATAAGTTTTCTGGAGAGATACCAAAGAGTTATTCAGAATGCCAGTCTCTTCTTCGATTTCGACTTAGCGATAATAGTTTGGAGGGTCCAATACCTGCACGACTTCTTAGTCTTCCCCATGTTTCAATCTTTGATTTGGGTTACAACAATTTGAGTGGTCAGATTGCTGATACAATTGGAAGGGCTAGAAATTTGTCAGAACTGTTTATACAGAGCAACAGAATTTCAGGTGCTCTACCCCCTGGAATCTCTGGAGCAATCAGTCTAGTGAAGATTGATCTCAGTAATAATCTTATTTCTGGTCCAATTCCTTCTGAAATTGGCAATTTAAAGAAGCTAAATTTACTGATGTTGCAAGGCAACAAGCTCAACTCTTCCATTCCGGATTCGTTTTCTTCACTAAAATCTCTCAATGTTCTTGATCTCTCCAACAACCTCTTGACAGGAAATATCCCAGACAGTCTCAGTGAGTTGTTACCAAACTCTATCAACTTCTCAAACAATAAGCTTTCTGGTCCAATTCCTCTTTCATTGATTAAAGGAGGGTTGGTGGAAAGCTTTTCGGGGAACCCAGGTCTCTGTGTTTCAGTCTATGCTAATTCATCAGATCAAAATAAGTTCCCCACATGTCCACAATCTTTcaccaaaaagaaactaaattcTTTCTGGGTAGTTACAGTTTCAATAGTCATCATCCTCATTGGAGCTCTGCTGTTTCTAAAGCGCCGgtttggaaaagaaagagcAGAGGTGGAACATGATGAAACCTTGTCCTCATCATTCTTCTCATATGATGTAAAGAGCTTTCATCGAATCAGCTTCGACCACCGTGAGGTCATTGAAGCCATGGTTGATAAGAACATAGTAGGCCATGGAGGATCTGGGACAGTATACAAGATTGAGTTGAGCAGTGGTGATGTGATTGCAGTGAAGAGGCTGTGGAGTAGGAAAGCAAAAGATTCTGCAGAAGATCAGTTGTTTATAAACAAGGAGTTGAAAACTGAGGTCGAGACTCTGGGAAGTATAAGGCACAAAAACATTGTCAAACTGTACTGCTACTTCTCAAGTTTGGACTGCAACCTTTTGGTTTATGAGTATATGCCAAACGGTAACCTTTGGGATGCCCTTCACAAAGGTTGGATCCATTTGGATTGGCCTACCCGCCACCAGATTGCGCTTGGGATTGCGCAGGGTTTGGCATACCTCCACCATGATCTGATGCCTCCAATTATTCACAGAGATATTAAGTCTACAAATATCCTGCTTGATGTCAATTACCAACCCAAGGTTGCAGATTTTGGCATAGCCAAGGTTTTACAAGCAAGAGGAGGGAAAGATTCCACAACCACTGTTATTGCTGGGACATATGGTTACTTAGCTCCAG AATATGCATATTCATCCAAAGCAACAACCAAGTGCGATGTCTACAGTTTTGGGGTAGTCTTAATGGAACTGATAACTGGGAAGAAGCCAGTGGAGGCAGAGTTTGGAGAGAACAAGAACATCATATACTGGGTTTCAAACAAAGTGGACACTAAAGAAGGAGCCATGGAGGTTCTAGACAAGCGATTATCAGAGTCATTCAAGGAGGAGATGATCCAAGTTCTTCGCATTGCCGTTCGATGTACCTACAAGGCTCCTTCTCTGCGCCCAACCATGAAGGAGGTAGTTCAGTTGTTGATTGAAGCAGACCCTTGCAGATTTGATTCATGCAAGTCCTCAAAGACTAAAGAATCATCAAATGTGACAAAAATCAAGAGCCCATATGATTTATGA
- the LOC117630132 gene encoding tubulin alpha chain-like translates to MRECISIHIGQAGIQVGNACWELYCLEHGIGPDGQMPSDKTVGRGDDAFNTFFSETGAGKHVPRAIFVDLEPTVIDEVRTGTYRQLFHPEQLISGKEDAANNFARGHYTIGKEIVDLCLDRIRKLADNCTGLQGFLVFNAVGGGTGSGLGSLLLERLSVDYGKKSKLGFTVYPSPQVSTSVVEPYNSVLSTHSLLEHTDVSVLLDNEAIYDICRRSLDIERPTYTNLNRLVSQVISSLTASLRFDGALNVDVTEFQTNLVPYPRIHFMLSSYAPVISAEKAYHEQLSVAEITNSAFEPASMMAKCDPRHGKYMACCLMYRGDVVPKDVNAAVATIKTKRTIQFVDWCPTGFKCGINYQPPTVVPGGDLAKVQRAVCMISNSTSVAEVFSRIDHKFDLMYAKRAFVHWYVGEGMEEGEFSEAREDLAALEKDYEEVGAESAEGDDGDEGDDY, encoded by the exons ATGAGAGAGTGCATTTCAATCCACATCGGTCAAGCCGGTATCCAAGTGGGCAACGCCTGCTGGGAGCTCTACTGCCTCGAGCACGGCATTGGCCCCGATGGCCAGATGCCCAGCGACAAGACCGTCGGCCGCGGCGACGACGCCTTCAACACCTTCTTCTCCGAGACCGGCGCCGGCAAGCACGTCCCTCGCGCCATCTTCGTCGATCTGGAGCCCACCGTCATCGACGAGGTCCGCACCGGCACCTACCGCCAGCTCTTCCACCCCGAGCAGCTCATCTCCGGCAAAGAGGACGCCGCCAACAACTTCGCCCGCGGCCATTACACCATCGGCAAGGAGATCGTCGATCTCTGCCTGGACCGCATCAGAAAGCTCGCTGATAACTGTACCGGGCTTCAGGGGTTCTTGGTCTTCAATGCGGTTGGTGGCGGTACCGGGTCGGGTCTCGGGTCGTTGCTTCTGGAGCGGCTTTCGGTCGATTATGGAAAGAAATCCAAGTTGGGTTTCACTGTGTACCCTTCTCCTCAGGTTTCAACTTCTGTTGTGGAGCCTTACAACAGTGTTCTCTCTACCCATTCTCTGCTTGAGCACACCGATGTGTCTGTGTTGCTCGACAATGAGGCCATCTACGACATCTGCCGGAGGTCTCTTGATATCGAGCGTCCCACGTACACCAATCTCAATCGCCTTGTCTCTCAG GTGATTTCTTCTCTGACGGCCTCTTTGAGGTTCGATGGAGCTCTGAATGTGGATGTGACTGAGTTCCAGACCAACCTGGTTCCTTACCCCAGGATCCATTTCATGCTTTCATCTTATGCTCCGGTGATCTCTGCTGAGAAGGCGTATCATGAGCAGCTCTCGGTGGCTGAGATCACCAACAGTGCATTTGAGCCAGCTTCTATGATGGCCAAGTGTGATCCCCGCCATGGCAAGTACATGGCATGCTGTTTGATGTACCGAGGTGATGTGGTGCCCAAGGATGTGAATGCGGCGGTGGCCACCATCAAGACTAAGAGGACAATCCAGTTTGTGGACTGGTGCCCTACTGGGTTCAAATGTGGTATCAATTACCAGCCACCCACTGTTGTTCCGGGCGGTGACCTTGCCAAGGTGCAGAGAGCTGTTTGCATGATCTCCAACTCCACCAGTGTCGCCGAGGTGTTTTCTCGCATTGATCACAAGTTTGACTTGATGTATGCCAAGCGTGCTTTCGTGCATTGGTATGTGGGTGAGGGCATGGAGGAAGGAGAGTTCTCGGAGGCTCGTGAGGATCTTGCTGCTCTGGAGAAGGATTATGAGGAGGTTGGCGCTGAGTCCGCCGAGGGAGATGATGGCGATGAAGGAGATGACTACTGA